The following nucleotide sequence is from Achromobacter spanius.
GGATCTTCAGCGGGGCCGAGAAAATCACCGCGCCGGTGGGCGGCAACTGGTCCAGGTTGGTCAGGCATTGCAGGCCATAGCGGTTGTTGCCGTGCATGTAGTAGTGGCAGGGGTAGGGCGGGTTCAGGTGATGGGCCTGGCCGGCGTCGGTGCCCACGGACTCCGTGCCGAAGCCGTGCACGTCGCGCTCCTTGATCAGCCAGGGCACCACGTCCGCGTCCGGCCCCGGCGAATGCGCGCCGTCTTCCTGCATGTTCAGGTATTCAACCGGCTTGGCGCGCTTGGACCAGTCGGTGCGCATCAGCACCCACGAACGCGCGGGGATGCGGCCATGCTTCTCTTCCCAGGCCTTGACGAAGTCGATGGTCAGGAGAAAGTCGGGGTTGTCGCGGGCCTCGGCGGAACAGTCGATGACGCAGGCGCTGGCAATGAAGGCGTCGATGGGTATGGTGTCGACGGTGTTGTCAGGCTGGTCCTTGCCGCTGACCCAGTGGGCGGGCGCGTCGAAGTGGGTACCCGTGTGTTCGGAACACGAGAAGTTGTTCCAGTACCAGGCGGGGCCGCGCTCGTCATAGCGCGAGATTTCTTCCATGCGGAAGGGCCAGGCCTGGCCGAACTCCGGCGGCAGCACGATGGTGGGGAATTCCGGCGTCAGCGTCTCGGTCAAGTCCACCAGGCCGATGCGGCCGGTGACGAGTTCCGTCATGAATTGGGCAAGAATGTTCTGGCTCATGCTGCGGCTCCTGGGTGTGGGCGCGTCGCTTGCGCGATGCGCCGGAGGGAATCTGGGGCGTTGTCTTGGGGGCAGTGGCGTGGTGGGCGCGGTCAGGCGCCCAGCTCGCGTTCCAGCCCCTTCGGGTTGTCGGCTAGGCGTGCACGGAATTCTTGCGCCACGTCACCCACGTACACGTCTTCCACACCGTCCTTCAGCGCCCGCACGATGGCGGAGGCGATGGCGGCGGGGGCAACGCGCGGCGGCG
It contains:
- a CDS encoding cyclase family protein, which produces MSQNILAQFMTELVTGRIGLVDLTETLTPEFPTIVLPPEFGQAWPFRMEEISRYDERGPAWYWNNFSCSEHTGTHFDAPAHWVSGKDQPDNTVDTIPIDAFIASACVIDCSAEARDNPDFLLTIDFVKAWEEKHGRIPARSWVLMRTDWSKRAKPVEYLNMQEDGAHSPGPDADVVPWLIKERDVHGFGTESVGTDAGQAHHLNPPYPCHYYMHGNNRYGLQCLTNLDQLPPTGAVIFSAPLKIRSGSGSPLRVLALAPKA